From a region of the Campylobacter showae genome:
- a CDS encoding enoyl-ACP reductase, whose amino-acid sequence MNCENEFKGKTLVISGGTRGIGRAIVEEFAAKGVNIAFTYNSNEELAKTQATELEATYGIKARAYALNILEPETYKDLFLEIDADFDRIDFFVSNAIISGRPVAGGYTKFMKLRPRGINNIFTATVNAFVVGAQEAAKRMEKTGGGSIISLSSTGNLVYIENYAGHGTAKAAVEAMARYAATELGEKNIRVNVVSGGPIETDALRAFTNYEEVRDKTAELSPLNRMGQPTDIAGACLFLCSSKASWVTGHTFIIDGGTTFK is encoded by the coding sequence ATGAATTGCGAAAACGAATTTAAAGGCAAAACTCTAGTAATCAGCGGCGGAACGCGCGGCATCGGACGCGCCATCGTGGAGGAATTCGCCGCAAAGGGCGTAAACATCGCCTTTACATACAACTCAAACGAAGAGCTAGCCAAAACCCAGGCCACCGAGCTCGAGGCGACGTACGGCATAAAAGCTAGAGCCTACGCGCTAAACATACTAGAGCCCGAGACCTATAAAGATCTATTTTTAGAGATTGACGCAGACTTTGACCGTATAGATTTTTTCGTATCAAACGCCATCATCTCGGGTCGCCCGGTAGCAGGCGGATATACTAAATTTATGAAACTTCGCCCCCGCGGTATCAATAACATTTTCACGGCAACCGTAAATGCATTCGTAGTGGGCGCGCAAGAAGCCGCAAAACGCATGGAAAAAACGGGCGGCGGTAGTATCATCTCGCTATCATCGACGGGCAATCTAGTTTACATAGAAAACTACGCAGGCCACGGCACCGCAAAAGCTGCGGTAGAAGCTATGGCGCGCTATGCGGCGACCGAGCTTGGCGAAAAAAACATCCGCGTAAACGTCGTTAGCGGCGGTCCTATCGAGACGGACGCACTGCGAGCCTTTACTAACTATGAGGAAGTACGCGACAAAACGGCCGAGCTAAGCCCGCTAAATCGCATGGGGCAGCCGACCGATATAGCAGGTGCGTGTTTGTTTCTGTGTAGCTCAAAAGCTAGCTGGGTGACGGGCCACACCTTCATCATCGACGGCGGTACAACAT